In Oceanococcus atlanticus, the genomic stretch CGCCATAAACATGCAATTTAAGTGAAGCTTTATCCTTTACTTGACGTTTCCGCCGTAAACCACCCGCAGAAATTAGCCCCAAGGAAACACCCAGCAAGAGCACACCCAGACCATAGCCAATCGAGGCAACCCAAACTGGCGCTGTTGGGAAATAGTACCCCACCGCCCAGGTCAACAGTGCAAGTGCAATTCCAATGAGTCCGATCGCCCGATCAATCACAATCATGTCCTTTTGATGCCCAACGCCCACGTTCAGGTGCGTTTGAGGCGATGGCCGCTTTTGCGATAGCAAAGGTGGGCAGCGGGTCAAACGTCGCCTGCAACGTGTTGTTAGGTGTCGCCACTCCTGATCTCCCTTTCCAGGCGTCTTGCTAGTTCTTCGACGCCAAGCTCCGAACTAAGGCCAAACTTGTCGGCAAGTCTTGGACTATATTCGTAAACTTGCTTTACCGTAACCCCGTGCCAAATAGGCAAAATTACGTTTTCCCTTTCGATGATTTCTCGGGTATAGACAGAGTCGAATTCGGCTCGCCCCCAACCGTCGTTGGAAAAGAAATTCGGTGAGAGGATGACGATGCAATGCCGCGTTTCTTTCAAGCCAGACTCAATGCTTTGACGTAGGCTGGCACCGACTCGCAATGAATATTCGTCGTACCAAACTGGGCACATCTTCTTTGAAAGCTCTACGGCCAGGGGTCTCGCCAAATCATCCTTATCACGAGAATCGTGGGAGATAAACGCCAACGGCTTTTCTATACGAGATTTGGCCTCCGCATATTCAGCGTCTCGAATTATCACGAACAAACCTCTCTCTCGTCCCAACGATTTGATTTCATCGCGGCACCGCTGGTCGAGAATATCTTCAAAGTACAACAACACTCTGCGAGTAAAGACTAGGTCAACTGAACTAGCTCGCTCAGGATAGTCTGCAAACCCTGTTTCCACGACTAGCCCATCAGATTGCGGCCCAAAAGAACAATTTTGCACTTCGTTAACCGCAAACAGACCAGCAACAGCTTCGAAGGGCGAACTACAAGCCGGAATGTAAAAAGACCAGTATTTTGCGTTCCCTTCTAGATCAAGAACAATTTTTGCGATCAGCGAAGCTATATCTTCGCCTCGTTGAGATTTGGCCAGTAG encodes the following:
- a CDS encoding toll/interleukin-1 receptor domain-containing protein encodes the protein MATVREYFDKVLGHCLSLQNTLLAKSQRGEDIASLIAKIVLDLEGNAKYWSFYIPACSSPFEAVAGLFAVNEVQNCSFGPQSDGLVVETGFADYPERASSVDLVFTRRVLLYFEDILDQRCRDEIKSLGRERGLFVIIRDAEYAEAKSRIEKPLAFISHDSRDKDDLARPLAVELSKKMCPVWYDEYSLRVGASLRQSIESGLKETRHCIVILSPNFFSNDGWGRAEFDSVYTREIIERENVILPIWHGVTVKQVYEYSPRLADKFGLSSELGVEELARRLEREIRSGDT